A portion of the Pectobacterium brasiliense genome contains these proteins:
- the mrdB gene encoding peptidoglycan glycosyltransferase MrdB (rod shape-determining protein RodA) — MTDSQQKGSFWAKIHIDLPFLLCILALLGYSLFVLWSASGQDVGMMERKVVQIVLGFTVMIVMAQIPPRVYEGWAPYLYVFCVILLLIVDIFGQISKGAQRWLDLGFIRFQPSEIAKIAVPLMVARFINRDMCPPSLKNTAIALVLIFVPTLLVAAQPDLGTSILVALSGLFVLFLAGMSWRLIGIAVLLLAAFIPILWFFLMHDYQRARVMMLLDPESDPLGAGYHIIQSKIAIGSGGLSGKGWLHGTQSQLEFLPERHTDFIFAVLSEELGLIGVLVLLAMYLFMIMRGLVIAANAQTSFGRVMVGGLMLILFFYVFVNIGMVSGILPVVGVPLPLVSYGGSALVVLMAGFGIVMSIHTHRKLLSKNL; from the coding sequence ATGACCGATAGCCAACAAAAGGGATCGTTCTGGGCGAAAATCCATATCGATCTGCCGTTTCTTCTCTGCATCCTGGCACTGCTAGGCTATAGCCTATTTGTCTTATGGAGCGCCAGCGGACAAGACGTCGGTATGATGGAGCGAAAAGTCGTTCAAATCGTGCTGGGGTTTACGGTGATGATCGTAATGGCGCAAATCCCTCCGCGCGTATATGAAGGCTGGGCCCCCTACCTCTATGTGTTTTGCGTGATTTTGCTGCTCATCGTGGATATTTTTGGGCAGATCAGTAAAGGCGCACAGCGCTGGCTGGATCTGGGCTTTATCCGTTTTCAGCCGTCAGAAATTGCCAAGATAGCCGTACCGCTGATGGTCGCACGTTTTATCAACCGTGATATGTGCCCGCCGTCGTTAAAAAATACGGCAATCGCGCTGGTGCTAATTTTTGTCCCTACGCTGCTGGTTGCCGCACAGCCGGATTTAGGCACCTCAATTCTGGTCGCGCTATCAGGGCTATTTGTGCTTTTCCTCGCGGGTATGAGCTGGCGTTTGATTGGCATCGCCGTCCTGCTACTCGCCGCTTTTATTCCTATACTCTGGTTTTTCCTGATGCATGATTATCAGCGCGCCAGGGTCATGATGTTGCTCGATCCAGAAAGCGATCCGCTCGGAGCCGGGTACCATATTATTCAGTCGAAAATTGCGATAGGCTCAGGCGGGCTGTCTGGAAAAGGCTGGCTGCATGGCACCCAGTCTCAGTTAGAGTTTCTGCCAGAGCGCCACACCGACTTTATCTTTGCCGTGCTGTCAGAAGAGCTCGGGTTAATCGGCGTGTTGGTCCTGCTCGCCATGTATCTGTTCATGATTATGCGTGGCTTGGTCATCGCCGCGAATGCGCAAACCTCGTTCGGCCGGGTGATGGTCGGCGGGCTGATGTTGATTCTGTTTTTCTATGTGTTCGTCAATATCGGGATGGTCAGCGGTATACTTCCCGTCGTTGGCGTGCCGCTGCCGCTAGTCAGCTACGGCGGGTCGGCGCTGGTCGTCTTAATGGCGGGGTTCGGTATCGTCATGTCGATACATACTCACCGCAAACTGCTATCTAAGAATTTATAA
- the crcB gene encoding fluoride efflux transporter CrcB, which translates to MFSTLLAVFIGGGVGSVARWQLGVKFNNLYPTLPLGTLLANVIGAFVIGGALAFFLRHPHLDQDWKILITTGLCGGLTTFSTFSAEVVMFLQSGQLAAAGLHVLLNLAGSLLMTALAFALVTWVTTH; encoded by the coding sequence ATGTTCAGTACATTACTCGCGGTATTTATTGGTGGCGGAGTCGGTAGCGTGGCGCGCTGGCAGCTTGGCGTGAAGTTTAACAATCTGTATCCAACGCTGCCGCTGGGCACTCTGCTTGCCAACGTGATCGGGGCTTTTGTTATTGGCGGCGCACTCGCTTTCTTCCTGCGCCATCCTCATCTCGATCAGGACTGGAAAATATTGATTACTACCGGGCTGTGCGGCGGTTTAACGACGTTTTCGACCTTTTCCGCAGAAGTCGTCATGTTCCTGCAAAGTGGGCAATTGGCGGCAGCGGGGCTACACGTCCTGTTGAATCTGGCGGGTTCGTTGCTCATGACCGCACTGGCGTTTGCGCTGGTCACGTGGGTGACAACACACTGA
- the mrdA gene encoding peptidoglycan DD-transpeptidase MrdA has translation MKVERKPFRDYTAESALFVRRALVAFLGILLLSGVLVANLYHLQIVRVDDYRTRSNENRIKLVPIAPSRGIIYDRNGTPLALNRTIYQLELVPDKVDNLKDTLEALRPVVDLTDDDLENFEKERKRSRRFTSIPVKAGLDEIQVARFAVNQYRFPGVEVKGYQRRYYPYGSALTHVTGYVSKINDKDIERLTKEEKIADYAATRDIGKLGIERHYEDLLHGKPGYEEVEVNNRGRVIRQLHEQPPQAGRDIYLTLDLSLQIYIEKLLEGSRAAVIVTDPRDGGILAMVSTPSYDPNLFVDGISTKNYTKLQSDPDRPLINRATQGIYPPASTVKPYIAVSALTAGVITTNTSLFDPGWWQLPGSEKRFRDWKKWGHGRLNLTKSLEESADTFFYQVAYDMGIDRLSEWMNKFGYGEKTGIDISEESKGNMPTREWKLGRFKKPWYQGDTIPVGIGQGYWTATPIQMNKALVTLINDGQVKTPHLLYSSRENGKIVPFRQTENQQIGNIHSGYWEVAKDGMYGVANRPNGTAHKSFEDAPYKIAAKSGTAQVFGLKENETYNAHKIAEHLRDHKLMVAFAPYKDPKVAMSIILENGGAGPTVGTITRQILDHILLGDNNTDLPSAPPAPPGSESE, from the coding sequence ATGAAAGTAGAACGTAAACCCTTTCGTGATTATACGGCTGAGTCCGCCCTGTTTGTGCGCCGTGCTTTGGTAGCCTTTCTGGGCATTTTGCTGCTTTCCGGTGTATTAGTCGCTAATCTTTATCATCTGCAAATTGTGCGCGTTGATGACTACCGCACACGCTCTAATGAGAACCGCATTAAGCTGGTTCCTATCGCGCCCAGCCGCGGCATCATCTATGACCGTAACGGCACCCCGCTGGCGCTGAACCGCACTATCTATCAGTTAGAACTGGTACCCGACAAAGTCGACAACCTTAAAGATACGCTCGAAGCCCTGCGCCCCGTCGTCGATCTGACCGATGACGATCTGGAAAACTTTGAAAAAGAGCGTAAGCGTTCACGCCGTTTTACTTCCATCCCCGTAAAAGCTGGGCTCGATGAGATTCAGGTCGCCCGCTTTGCCGTCAACCAATACCGCTTCCCCGGTGTTGAAGTTAAAGGCTACCAGCGCCGCTATTATCCTTACGGCTCGGCTCTGACGCACGTCACGGGCTATGTCTCCAAAATCAACGATAAAGACATAGAGCGGCTAACCAAAGAAGAAAAAATTGCCGATTATGCCGCCACACGTGACATCGGTAAGCTAGGTATTGAACGTCATTACGAAGATCTGCTGCACGGCAAGCCTGGCTATGAAGAAGTTGAAGTTAACAACCGCGGCCGCGTGATCCGCCAGCTCCACGAACAGCCACCGCAGGCCGGGCGTGATATTTATCTGACTTTGGATCTAAGCCTGCAAATCTACATCGAGAAACTGCTGGAAGGCAGCCGTGCTGCCGTGATTGTCACCGATCCACGCGACGGCGGTATTCTGGCGATGGTTTCCACGCCCAGTTACGATCCCAACCTCTTTGTCGACGGGATTTCCACCAAGAATTACACAAAACTCCAAAGCGATCCCGATCGTCCGCTGATCAACCGTGCGACACAGGGGATTTACCCCCCCGCCTCCACCGTTAAACCTTATATTGCGGTCTCTGCTCTCACGGCAGGCGTGATCACAACGAACACCAGCTTGTTCGATCCCGGCTGGTGGCAATTACCCGGTTCCGAAAAGCGCTTCCGCGACTGGAAAAAATGGGGACATGGTCGCCTTAATCTCACCAAATCGCTGGAAGAGTCCGCGGATACCTTCTTCTATCAGGTCGCTTATGACATGGGGATCGATCGTCTATCCGAATGGATGAACAAATTTGGTTACGGCGAGAAAACCGGTATCGATATTTCGGAAGAAAGCAAAGGCAATATGCCAACGCGCGAGTGGAAATTAGGACGGTTCAAAAAACCCTGGTATCAAGGGGATACGATTCCGGTCGGGATTGGTCAAGGTTATTGGACCGCAACGCCTATCCAAATGAATAAGGCGCTGGTGACGCTGATCAACGACGGCCAGGTCAAAACGCCGCACCTGCTTTATAGCTCGCGGGAAAATGGCAAAATTGTGCCTTTCCGGCAGACAGAGAATCAGCAAATTGGCAACATCCACTCTGGCTATTGGGAAGTGGCGAAGGATGGAATGTATGGCGTAGCTAATCGGCCTAACGGTACTGCCCACAAAAGCTTTGAGGATGCGCCTTATAAAATTGCGGCCAAATCCGGTACAGCACAGGTTTTCGGCCTGAAAGAAAACGAAACCTATAATGCGCACAAGATCGCAGAACATCTGCGTGACCATAAATTAATGGTTGCGTTTGCCCCCTATAAAGACCCTAAAGTAGCGATGTCGATTATTCTGGAAAACGGTGGCGCAGGCCCGACCGTTGGCACCATCACCCGCCAGATCCTCGATCATATTCTGCTGGGTGATAACAATACCGATTTACCCAGTGCGCCTCCTGCACCACCGGGTAGCGAGAGTGAGTAA
- the lipB gene encoding lipoyl(octanoyl) transferase LipB, with product MTHLLQDKIIVRQFDVQPYEPVSLAMHNFTDRRDDKTPDEIWLVQHPRVFTQGQAGKAEHVLMPGDIPVIQSDRGGQVTYHGPGQQVMYVLIDLKRRKLGVRQLVTAIENTVIGTLAHFQIEAHARPDAPGVYVGERKICSLGLRIRKGCSFHGLALNIAMDLSPFLRINPCGYAGMEMTQLSDLVPGITLDDAAPVLVNTFLQLVGYSAPEFVSWNLDVQGEPLPG from the coding sequence ATGACACACTTGCTACAGGATAAGATCATCGTACGCCAATTTGACGTACAGCCGTATGAACCCGTCTCTCTGGCGATGCATAATTTCACCGACCGACGTGATGATAAAACCCCAGATGAAATCTGGCTGGTTCAGCATCCTCGCGTATTTACGCAGGGTCAGGCAGGCAAAGCCGAACATGTCCTCATGCCCGGTGATATTCCCGTGATTCAGAGCGACAGAGGCGGTCAGGTGACTTACCACGGCCCCGGTCAGCAGGTCATGTACGTGTTGATTGACCTGAAGCGTCGCAAACTCGGCGTTCGTCAGCTCGTCACCGCCATCGAAAACACCGTGATTGGCACACTGGCACATTTCCAGATTGAAGCTCATGCGCGCCCTGATGCGCCCGGCGTTTACGTAGGCGAGCGTAAAATCTGTTCGTTAGGACTGCGTATCCGCAAAGGCTGTTCTTTCCACGGGTTGGCGCTCAATATTGCCATGGATCTCTCCCCTTTCCTGCGTATCAACCCGTGTGGTTACGCCGGAATGGAGATGACGCAACTCAGCGATCTGGTGCCGGGCATCACGTTGGATGACGCCGCCCCTGTGCTGGTGAACACCTTTTTGCAGTTAGTCGGCTACTCCGCACCCGAATTTGTTTCGTGGAATCTGGACGTTCAGGGTGAGCCGCTTCCTGGTTAA
- a CDS encoding aspartate/glutamate racemase family protein → MVSKTLGLIGGMSWESTIPYYRIINEYVKSQLGGLHSAKIILHSVDFHEIERLQSQGDWEQSAAVLSNIAVGLRQAGAEAIVICTNTMHKVADDVEHACQLPLLHIADATGASLKQHGLKKVGLLGTRYTMEQDFYRQRIQERFGVEVIVPDHEGKEAVNRIIYDELCLGNINDASRQIYRDIIQQLEQQGAEGIILGCTEIPLLISAQDAKVPLFDTSRLHAIAAAKFALNQPST, encoded by the coding sequence ATGGTAAGCAAAACGCTGGGTCTGATCGGGGGCATGAGCTGGGAATCCACCATCCCGTATTACCGCATTATCAACGAGTATGTGAAAAGCCAACTTGGCGGCCTGCACTCCGCAAAAATCATCCTGCACAGCGTCGATTTCCACGAAATCGAACGGTTGCAGTCACAAGGTGATTGGGAGCAGTCAGCCGCTGTACTCAGCAATATCGCAGTAGGATTACGTCAGGCGGGAGCAGAGGCGATCGTCATCTGTACCAACACCATGCATAAAGTGGCCGATGACGTTGAACACGCCTGTCAGCTTCCTCTTTTGCATATTGCCGATGCCACCGGTGCCAGCCTGAAACAGCATGGATTGAAGAAAGTCGGTTTGCTTGGAACCCGCTACACGATGGAGCAGGATTTCTATCGCCAGCGCATTCAGGAACGATTTGGCGTGGAGGTGATAGTTCCTGACCATGAGGGAAAAGAAGCCGTTAATCGCATCATTTACGATGAATTGTGCCTGGGAAACATTAACGACGCATCGCGGCAGATCTATAGGGACATTATCCAGCAGCTTGAACAACAAGGCGCGGAAGGCATTATTCTGGGTTGTACGGAGATTCCGCTGTTAATCAGCGCCCAAGATGCGAAGGTTCCTCTTTTTGATACCAGCAGGCTCCATGCGATTGCCGCTGCGAAATTTGCGCTTAACCAGCCATCAACTTGA
- the rlpA gene encoding endolytic peptidoglycan transglycosylase RlpA, giving the protein MRKDWLWIGVATLALAACTTTEQRQPVPPVTQVYSGPTEEIGGAEPRYEPYNQGTLQDYSIKGKSYKIVKNPQNFSETGLATWYGEEASGNRTSIGETFDPNAITAAHPTLPLPSYVRVTNLSNGRRLVVRVNDRGPYTPGRIIDLSKAAGDRLNISNNTKVKVDFINVAPDGTLSGPGTVGTTVAKQSFALPERPSFGASGLGTPMMETTSPTPNNAVRPISNSSLSAPADSAQPQSSATSHSGGFLGAPSALRAGVVESSVTPAVAPSSSAAPMNVAPAATVVAPAAVTPSATGRYVVQVGALSDQQRAQTWQRSLSERFHVAGKVTASGGLYRIQLGPFQNRQQAAELQQRLSVEAQQQSFITAAPSTL; this is encoded by the coding sequence ATGCGTAAGGATTGGCTTTGGATCGGCGTAGCAACTCTGGCGCTTGCGGCCTGTACCACAACGGAACAGCGGCAGCCTGTGCCGCCCGTGACTCAGGTTTACAGCGGCCCGACGGAAGAGATCGGTGGTGCAGAACCGCGCTATGAACCCTACAATCAGGGTACGCTGCAAGACTACAGCATCAAAGGCAAGAGCTATAAGATTGTCAAAAATCCGCAAAATTTTAGCGAGACAGGCTTAGCCACATGGTACGGCGAAGAAGCCAGCGGTAACCGCACATCTATCGGTGAAACGTTTGATCCTAATGCGATAACCGCCGCCCACCCAACGCTGCCTCTGCCAAGCTATGTCCGCGTGACCAACCTGAGTAACGGCCGCCGTCTGGTTGTACGCGTAAACGACCGCGGGCCGTATACGCCGGGCAGAATTATCGATTTGTCGAAGGCCGCAGGCGATCGGCTGAATATCTCGAACAATACCAAAGTAAAAGTGGACTTCATCAACGTCGCACCAGACGGTACGCTCTCCGGTCCCGGAACCGTGGGCACCACCGTCGCTAAGCAAAGCTTCGCCCTGCCGGAACGCCCAAGCTTCGGTGCCAGCGGGCTGGGCACACCGATGATGGAAACGACGTCACCAACGCCCAACAACGCCGTGCGCCCGATCAGCAATAGTAGCCTGAGTGCACCAGCAGACAGCGCACAGCCGCAGAGTAGCGCGACGTCGCACAGCGGTGGTTTTCTGGGCGCGCCTTCCGCCCTGCGCGCTGGCGTGGTTGAGTCCAGCGTGACGCCAGCGGTAGCGCCATCGTCATCCGCTGCGCCAATGAACGTCGCGCCAGCTGCAACGGTTGTCGCGCCCGCGGCTGTAACGCCATCTGCCACGGGTCGCTATGTGGTTCAGGTCGGTGCATTGAGCGATCAACAACGCGCACAAACCTGGCAGCGCAGCCTGAGCGAACGCTTCCACGTGGCTGGGAAAGTCACGGCGAGCGGTGGCCTGTATCGTATTCAACTGGGGCCGTTCCAGAATCGTCAGCAAGCCGCTGAACTTCAACAACGTTTGTCAGTCGAAGCTCAGCAGCAGTCGTTTATTACCGCCGCACCCAGCACCCTCTAG
- the ybeD gene encoding DUF493 family protein YbeD codes for MKTKLNELLEFPCVFTYKVMGEAKPELVDLVVEVVQRHAPGDYTPQIKPSSKGNYHSVSITITATHIEQVETLYEELGNIDIVRMVL; via the coding sequence ATGAAAACCAAATTAAACGAACTGCTTGAATTCCCCTGTGTTTTTACCTACAAGGTCATGGGTGAGGCAAAACCAGAGTTGGTCGATCTGGTCGTTGAAGTGGTACAGCGTCATGCGCCAGGCGACTACACGCCGCAGATCAAACCCAGCAGCAAAGGGAATTATCACTCCGTTTCCATCACCATCACTGCGACACACATTGAACAGGTGGAAACGCTGTACGAAGAACTGGGCAACATCGACATCGTGCGCATGGTTCTCTAA
- the rsfS gene encoding ribosome silencing factor: MQGQALQDFVIDKVDDLKAQDIVALNVQGKSSITDYMVICTGTSTRHVASIADHVVQSSRAAGLIPLGVEGESAADWVVVDLGDVMVHVMQEESRQLYELEKLWG, encoded by the coding sequence TTGCAAGGCCAAGCACTCCAAGACTTCGTTATTGATAAGGTCGATGACTTAAAAGCCCAGGATATTGTTGCACTTAACGTGCAGGGTAAGTCCAGCATCACCGATTACATGGTTATCTGTACAGGTACCTCTACGCGTCATGTCGCTTCTATCGCCGATCACGTCGTGCAATCTTCACGCGCCGCGGGTCTGATTCCACTCGGAGTAGAGGGCGAAAGCGCTGCTGACTGGGTTGTTGTCGATTTAGGTGACGTGATGGTTCATGTCATGCAAGAAGAAAGCCGTCAACTGTACGAATTAGAAAAGCTGTGGGGCTAG
- the dacA gene encoding D-alanyl-D-alanine carboxypeptidase DacA, whose product MNTVNTSRFTKRTALGALLAISASSFAYAEDINLKTMIPGVPQIDAESYILIDYNSGKVLAEMNADTRRDPASLTKMMTSYVIGQAIKSGKISPNDIVTVGKDAWATGNPTFQGSSLMFLKPGDRVPVSQLNRGIILQSGNDACVAMADYVAGSQDAFVNLMNGYVKALGLKNTNFETVHGLDAPGQFSSARDMALIGQALIRDVPEEYATYKEKEFTFNNIRQPNRNGLLWDSSLNVDGIKTGHTSSAGFNLVASATEGQMRLISAVLGGRNAKGRESESKKLLTWGFRFFETVAPLKAGKEFASEPVWFGDSDRVALGVEKDAYLTIPRGRMKDLKASYVLDNTELHAPLAKNQVVGSINFQLDGKTIDQRPLVVMNEVKEGGIFGRMIDYIKLMFHHWFG is encoded by the coding sequence ATGAATACTGTAAACACGTCTCGTTTTACTAAACGTACTGCGCTTGGCGCACTGCTCGCCATTAGCGCCTCTTCTTTTGCCTATGCCGAAGATATCAATCTTAAAACGATGATCCCCGGCGTCCCGCAAATCGATGCTGAATCCTACATCCTGATTGATTACAACTCTGGGAAAGTGTTGGCGGAAATGAATGCCGACACGCGCCGCGATCCGGCCAGCTTAACGAAAATGATGACCAGCTACGTGATTGGTCAGGCCATTAAATCAGGAAAAATCAGCCCGAACGACATCGTTACCGTCGGTAAAGATGCCTGGGCAACCGGCAACCCGACCTTCCAGGGCTCTTCCCTGATGTTCCTGAAACCGGGCGACCGCGTTCCTGTCTCCCAGTTAAACCGCGGCATCATTCTGCAATCTGGTAACGATGCCTGCGTCGCGATGGCCGACTACGTTGCCGGCAGTCAGGATGCCTTCGTTAACCTGATGAACGGTTACGTGAAAGCACTGGGGCTGAAAAATACCAATTTTGAAACCGTGCACGGTCTTGATGCGCCGGGTCAGTTCAGTTCGGCACGCGATATGGCTCTGATCGGTCAGGCGCTGATCCGCGATGTGCCAGAAGAATACGCGACCTACAAAGAGAAAGAGTTCACGTTCAACAATATTCGCCAGCCTAACCGCAACGGTTTGCTGTGGGATTCCAGCCTGAATGTTGACGGCATCAAAACGGGCCATACCTCATCAGCAGGCTTTAATCTGGTCGCCTCTGCAACAGAAGGCCAGATGCGCCTGATTTCTGCGGTACTGGGTGGACGTAACGCCAAAGGCCGCGAATCAGAAAGTAAGAAACTGCTGACCTGGGGCTTCCGCTTCTTTGAAACCGTCGCGCCATTGAAAGCAGGCAAAGAATTCGCTTCTGAGCCCGTCTGGTTTGGCGACAGCGACCGCGTTGCGCTGGGTGTTGAGAAAGATGCCTACCTGACTATTCCGCGCGGCCGAATGAAAGATCTGAAAGCCAGCTATGTTCTGGACAACACGGAACTGCATGCGCCGTTAGCCAAAAATCAGGTTGTGGGTTCCATCAACTTCCAACTGGATGGCAAAACCATCGATCAGCGCCCGCTGGTGGTCATGAATGAAGTGAAAGAAGGCGGGATCTTTGGCCGCATGATCGACTACATCAAACTGATGTTCCATCACTGGTTCGGCTAA
- the rlmH gene encoding 23S rRNA (pseudouridine(1915)-N(3))-methyltransferase RlmH encodes MKLQLVAVGTKMPDWVQTGFTDYLRRFPKDMPFELLEIPAGKRGKNADIKRILEREGEQMLAAVGKGNRIVTLDIPGTRWETPQLAQQLERWKQDGRDVSLLIGGPEGLSPECKAAAEQSWSLSPLTLPHPLVRVLVAESLYRAWSITTNHPYHRE; translated from the coding sequence ATGAAACTGCAACTGGTCGCCGTTGGCACCAAAATGCCCGACTGGGTGCAGACTGGTTTCACCGATTATCTGCGCCGTTTCCCAAAGGACATGCCTTTCGAATTACTCGAAATTCCGGCGGGGAAACGGGGTAAAAATGCGGACATCAAACGCATTCTGGAGCGCGAAGGCGAACAAATGCTAGCCGCAGTAGGCAAAGGCAACCGCATTGTTACGCTGGACATACCAGGGACTCGCTGGGAGACGCCACAGTTGGCGCAACAGCTAGAGCGCTGGAAACAGGACGGGCGCGACGTCAGTTTGCTGATTGGCGGACCAGAAGGACTTTCGCCGGAGTGCAAAGCCGCAGCAGAACAAAGCTGGTCACTCTCGCCATTAACGCTGCCGCACCCGCTTGTTCGTGTACTGGTGGCGGAGAGCCTGTACCGTGCATGGAGCATTACGACTAATCACCCTTACCATCGGGAGTAA
- the cspE gene encoding transcription antiterminator/RNA stability regulator CspE: protein MSKIKGSVKWFNESKGFGFITPEDGSKDVFVHFSAIQSNGFKTLAEGQRVEFEITDGAKGPSAANVNAI, encoded by the coding sequence ATGTCTAAGATTAAAGGTAGTGTTAAGTGGTTCAATGAGTCTAAAGGCTTCGGTTTCATCACTCCTGAAGATGGTAGCAAAGACGTGTTCGTACACTTCTCTGCCATCCAGAGCAACGGTTTCAAAACTCTGGCTGAAGGTCAGCGTGTAGAGTTCGAAATCACTGATGGTGCTAAAGGTCCTTCAGCTGCTAACGTTAACGCTATTTAA
- the lipA gene encoding lipoyl synthase: MSKPIQIERGVKYRDADKMALIPVRTVVTERQELLRKPEWMKIKLPADSSRIQGIKAAMRKNGLHSVCEEASCPNLAECFNHGTATFMILGAICTRRCPFCDVAHGRPLTPDANEPEKLAQTIHDMGLRYVVITSVDRDDLRDGGAQHFADCISAIRRKNPSIRIETLVPDFRGRMDRALEILTATPPDVFNHNLENVPRVYRQVRPGANYEWSLKLLENFKNAHPDIPTKSGLMVGLGETNAEIVEVMRDLRRHGVTMLTLGQYLQPSRHHLPVQRYVSPDEFDEMKAEAMAMGFTHAACGPFVRSSYHADLQAKGIEVK; this comes from the coding sequence ATGAGTAAACCGATTCAGATCGAACGCGGCGTTAAATACCGCGATGCCGATAAGATGGCGCTAATCCCGGTACGTACCGTCGTTACCGAACGCCAAGAGCTTCTGCGCAAACCTGAATGGATGAAGATTAAACTTCCGGCAGATTCAAGCCGTATTCAGGGAATCAAAGCGGCCATGCGCAAAAACGGGTTGCACTCAGTTTGCGAAGAAGCGTCCTGTCCGAATCTGGCGGAATGTTTCAACCACGGTACCGCCACCTTCATGATTCTGGGTGCTATTTGTACCCGTCGCTGCCCGTTCTGTGACGTTGCCCACGGCCGCCCGCTTACGCCGGATGCCAATGAGCCAGAGAAGCTGGCACAGACCATTCATGACATGGGCTTACGCTATGTCGTGATCACTTCCGTTGACCGTGATGATCTGCGCGACGGCGGAGCCCAGCACTTTGCAGACTGTATCAGCGCCATTCGCCGCAAAAACCCGAGTATCCGCATCGAAACGCTGGTGCCAGACTTCCGTGGCCGTATGGATCGCGCGTTAGAGATCCTGACCGCCACGCCGCCAGATGTATTCAACCACAATCTGGAAAACGTACCGCGCGTTTACCGTCAGGTTCGTCCTGGTGCAAATTATGAGTGGTCACTGAAGCTGCTGGAAAACTTCAAGAACGCGCATCCAGATATCCCAACCAAATCTGGTCTGATGGTTGGATTGGGGGAAACCAATGCGGAAATCGTGGAAGTGATGCGTGACCTGCGCCGCCACGGTGTGACGATGCTGACGCTGGGACAATATTTACAGCCGAGCCGCCATCACCTGCCAGTACAGCGCTACGTCAGCCCGGATGAATTCGATGAGATGAAAGCCGAAGCGATGGCGATGGGCTTTACCCACGCTGCCTGCGGTCCATTTGTTCGCTCGTCCTACCATGCCGACTTACAGGCAAAGGGCATCGAAGTAAAATAA
- the tatA gene encoding Sec-independent protein translocase subunit TatA, with amino-acid sequence MEGISIAKLLVIGALIILLFGTNKLRSLGGDLGAAIKGFKKAMSDEQPAKTDDTAALHDSSRKES; translated from the coding sequence ATGGAAGGTATCAGTATTGCCAAGCTGTTGGTGATTGGCGCGTTAATCATTCTGCTGTTCGGTACGAATAAACTTCGTAGCCTCGGCGGTGACTTGGGCGCGGCGATTAAAGGCTTCAAGAAGGCGATGAGTGACGAGCAGCCAGCAAAGACGGATGATACGGCAGCGCTGCATGATTCATCTCGTAAAGAATCCTGA